The following proteins come from a genomic window of Musa acuminata AAA Group cultivar baxijiao chromosome BXJ1-7, Cavendish_Baxijiao_AAA, whole genome shotgun sequence:
- the LOC135679181 gene encoding casein kinase 1-like isoform X2: MEHLVAGKFKLGKKIGSGSFGELYLGVNIQSGEEVAVKLESVKAKHPQLHYESKLYIHLQGGTGIPHLKWFGVEGEYNVMVIDLLGPSLEDLFNYCNRRFSLKSVLMLADQLINRVEYMHSKGFLHRDIKPDNFLMGLGRKANQVYIIDYGLAKKYRDLQTHKHIPYRENKNLTGTARYASVNTHLGVEQSRRDDLESLGYVLMYFLRGSLPWQGLKAGNKKQKYDRISEKKMLTPVEALCKSYPSEFVSYFHYCRSLRFEDKPDYSYLKRLFRDLFIREGYQFDYVFDWTILKYPQIVANPRQSSDRISGAIGPSFGRSERTSEIRDRFSGAVEAFARRNASGSGHHGDHSKHKSPDNALISSNKTVDSDNSRPTSHHGSTSKRAVLSSSRQGSTEHSEPRPSRTSRILSSSSQPASGQRVKQPVVDSRSSSISRAAVRGTHSESLLRSLDLLSLGAEKRK, encoded by the exons ATGGAGCACTTGGTGGCCGGAAAATTTAAGCTTGGCAAAAAGATTGGTAGTGGTTCTTTTGGAGAGCTTTATCTCG GTGTCAACATACAAAGCGGAGAGGAAGTGGCGGTAAAGCTT GAGTCTGTGAAGGCAAAGCATCCTCAACTTCATTATGAGTCAAAGTTGTATATTCATCTCCAAGGAGGAA CTGGAATTCCCCATCTAAAGTGGTTTGGTGTGGAAGGAGAATACAATGTCATGGTCATTGATCTTCTTGGGCCTAGCCTTGAAGACTTGTTCAACTACTGTAACCGGAGGTTTTCACTGAAATCAGTGCTAATGCTTGCTGATCAATTA ATTAACCGAGTTGAGTATATGCACTCAAAGGGGTTTCTGCACCGTGATATAAAGCCAGATAACTTTCTTATGGGCCTTGGTCGTAAAGCAAATCAG GTTTATATCATTGACTATGGCCTTGCAAAGAAATATAGGGATCTTCAAACTCATAAGCACATACCGTACAG GGAGAATAAGAACCTAACGGGAACAGCACGTTATGCAAGTGTTAATACACATCTTGGGGTTG AGCAAAGCCGACGAGATGATTTAGAATCTCTTGGCTATGTTCTTATGTATTTTTTAAGAGGAAG CCTTCCTTGGCAAGGGCTTAAAGCTGGCAATAAAAAGCAGAAGTATGATAGAATTAGTGAAAAGAAAATGCTTACTCCTGTAGAG GCACTTTGCAAGTCATATCCATcagaatttgtatcatacttccaTTACTGTCGATCATTGCGATTTGAGGACAAGCCAGATTATTCATACTTGAAGAGACTTTTCCGTGACCTATTTATTCGAGAAG GGTATCAGTTTGACTATGTTTTTGACTGGACCATATtgaagtatcctcaaattgttgctAATCCTCGA CAATCGAGTGATAGAATAAGTGGAGCTATTGGTCCGTCTTTTGGTAGGTCAGAAAGAACTTCAG AGATTCGCGATAGATTCTCAGGTGCAGTTGAAGCATTTGCCAGGAGAAATGCATCAGGTTCTGGCCATCATGGTGACCATTCCAAGCACAAAAGTCCTGACAATGCACTTATATCATCCAACAAAACT GTTGATTCAGATAACAGCCGTCCGACATCTCACCATGGGAGTACATCAAAGAGAGCTGTCTTGTCAAGCAGCAGGCAAGGCTCTACCGAACATAGTGAGCCTCGGCCTAGCAGAACAAGCAGAATTTTATCCAGCAGCAGCCAGCCagccagtggtcaaagagttaagCAGCCTGTGGTAGATTCTAGGTCATCATCCATCTCCAGAGCTGCAGTTAGAGGAACCCATAGTGAATCCCTTCTTCGGAGTCTCGATCTCCTCTCTCTTGGTGCTGAGAAAAGGAAGTAA
- the LOC135679181 gene encoding casein kinase 1-like isoform X1 — MEHLVAGKFKLGKKIGSGSFGELYLGVNIQSGEEVAVKLESVKAKHPQLHYESKLYIHLQGGTGIPHLKWFGVEGEYNVMVIDLLGPSLEDLFNYCNRRFSLKSVLMLADQLINRVEYMHSKGFLHRDIKPDNFLMGLGRKANQVYIIDYGLAKKYRDLQTHKHIPYRENKNLTGTARYASVNTHLGVEQSRRDDLESLGYVLMYFLRGSLPWQGLKAGNKKQKYDRISEKKMLTPVEALCKSYPSEFVSYFHYCRSLRFEDKPDYSYLKRLFRDLFIREGYQFDYVFDWTILKYPQIVANPRVRQSSDRISGAIGPSFGRSERTSEIRDRFSGAVEAFARRNASGSGHHGDHSKHKSPDNALISSNKTVDSDNSRPTSHHGSTSKRAVLSSSRQGSTEHSEPRPSRTSRILSSSSQPASGQRVKQPVVDSRSSSISRAAVRGTHSESLLRSLDLLSLGAEKRK, encoded by the exons ATGGAGCACTTGGTGGCCGGAAAATTTAAGCTTGGCAAAAAGATTGGTAGTGGTTCTTTTGGAGAGCTTTATCTCG GTGTCAACATACAAAGCGGAGAGGAAGTGGCGGTAAAGCTT GAGTCTGTGAAGGCAAAGCATCCTCAACTTCATTATGAGTCAAAGTTGTATATTCATCTCCAAGGAGGAA CTGGAATTCCCCATCTAAAGTGGTTTGGTGTGGAAGGAGAATACAATGTCATGGTCATTGATCTTCTTGGGCCTAGCCTTGAAGACTTGTTCAACTACTGTAACCGGAGGTTTTCACTGAAATCAGTGCTAATGCTTGCTGATCAATTA ATTAACCGAGTTGAGTATATGCACTCAAAGGGGTTTCTGCACCGTGATATAAAGCCAGATAACTTTCTTATGGGCCTTGGTCGTAAAGCAAATCAG GTTTATATCATTGACTATGGCCTTGCAAAGAAATATAGGGATCTTCAAACTCATAAGCACATACCGTACAG GGAGAATAAGAACCTAACGGGAACAGCACGTTATGCAAGTGTTAATACACATCTTGGGGTTG AGCAAAGCCGACGAGATGATTTAGAATCTCTTGGCTATGTTCTTATGTATTTTTTAAGAGGAAG CCTTCCTTGGCAAGGGCTTAAAGCTGGCAATAAAAAGCAGAAGTATGATAGAATTAGTGAAAAGAAAATGCTTACTCCTGTAGAG GCACTTTGCAAGTCATATCCATcagaatttgtatcatacttccaTTACTGTCGATCATTGCGATTTGAGGACAAGCCAGATTATTCATACTTGAAGAGACTTTTCCGTGACCTATTTATTCGAGAAG GGTATCAGTTTGACTATGTTTTTGACTGGACCATATtgaagtatcctcaaattgttgctAATCCTCGAGTACGA CAATCGAGTGATAGAATAAGTGGAGCTATTGGTCCGTCTTTTGGTAGGTCAGAAAGAACTTCAG AGATTCGCGATAGATTCTCAGGTGCAGTTGAAGCATTTGCCAGGAGAAATGCATCAGGTTCTGGCCATCATGGTGACCATTCCAAGCACAAAAGTCCTGACAATGCACTTATATCATCCAACAAAACT GTTGATTCAGATAACAGCCGTCCGACATCTCACCATGGGAGTACATCAAAGAGAGCTGTCTTGTCAAGCAGCAGGCAAGGCTCTACCGAACATAGTGAGCCTCGGCCTAGCAGAACAAGCAGAATTTTATCCAGCAGCAGCCAGCCagccagtggtcaaagagttaagCAGCCTGTGGTAGATTCTAGGTCATCATCCATCTCCAGAGCTGCAGTTAGAGGAACCCATAGTGAATCCCTTCTTCGGAGTCTCGATCTCCTCTCTCTTGGTGCTGAGAAAAGGAAGTAA